In Selenomonas sp. TAMA-11512, a genomic segment contains:
- a CDS encoding GspE/PulE family protein gives MDVQISSYRQAEQRVEKLARIRRDGREAGMDFARGPIAEYVDQLIETAVEYRASDIHVEPFQGKLRVRFRIDGRLEMLRESLDLAVHPYLMGRLKVMAKIDTVERHTAQDGRIRFTRQNGEQLDIRLAILPLLDGEKAVLRLLRRTDELLDVEKLDFSEENKSRFLKLCHQKAGLILLAGPVNSGKTTTLYAALHEINTSDRNIMTIEDPPEYRLEGINQIPVNKKAGMTYAVALKALLRADIDAICLGEIRDIETAEIAVRAALTGHLLFSTVHTEDSLGAVYRLLDMGIPPYLVSASLRGILAQRLVRRLCPMCKEQDFRGLPPVLSRGEAPRAVFYRAKGCTACNGTGYIGRLALHELLVIDEEIAIAIAERIRLDALRTLARQKGLKVLAEDGMEKVYQGVTSADEILQALYGGDANG, from the coding sequence ATGGACGTGCAGATTTCATCATACAGGCAAGCTGAACAAAGGGTTGAGAAGCTGGCTCGTATACGAAGAGATGGGCGTGAGGCGGGGATGGACTTCGCGCGCGGCCCTATCGCGGAGTATGTCGATCAGCTGATTGAAACGGCTGTGGAGTATCGCGCCAGTGATATTCACGTGGAGCCGTTTCAAGGCAAGCTGCGCGTTCGTTTTCGCATAGATGGCCGATTGGAAATGTTGAGAGAGTCACTGGACTTGGCGGTGCATCCTTATCTGATGGGCCGTCTGAAGGTCATGGCGAAGATCGATACGGTGGAGCGCCATACGGCGCAGGATGGACGAATCCGCTTTACGAGGCAGAATGGAGAACAGCTCGATATACGTCTTGCGATTCTTCCCCTACTGGATGGAGAGAAGGCGGTTCTTCGTCTTTTGCGGCGCACAGATGAACTGCTGGATGTTGAAAAGTTGGATTTTTCTGAAGAAAATAAGAGTCGGTTTCTAAAGCTATGCCATCAAAAGGCGGGGCTGATTCTGCTGGCGGGACCGGTCAATTCCGGAAAGACGACAACTCTTTATGCAGCGCTTCATGAAATCAACACATCAGATCGCAATATCATGACGATTGAGGATCCTCCGGAGTATCGGTTGGAGGGAATCAATCAGATTCCTGTCAATAAGAAGGCGGGAATGACGTATGCCGTGGCACTGAAGGCGCTCTTACGTGCAGACATCGACGCGATCTGTCTCGGTGAGATTCGAGATATAGAGACGGCGGAGATTGCAGTCAGAGCCGCATTGACAGGTCATTTGCTGTTTTCCACCGTGCACACGGAAGATAGTCTGGGGGCCGTGTATCGTCTCTTGGATATGGGGATACCCCCGTATCTTGTTTCTGCATCACTTCGGGGGATTTTGGCACAGCGTTTGGTGAGGCGGCTTTGCCCTATGTGTAAGGAACAGGATTTCAGAGGACTGCCGCCTGTACTTTCACGCGGGGAAGCGCCGCGTGCCGTCTTTTATCGTGCCAAGGGGTGCACAGCCTGCAACGGGACGGGGTATATCGGACGGCTTGCACTGCATGAACTGCTTGTCATCGATGAGGAGATTGCCATAGCGATTGCTGAGAGGATCCGTTTAGATGCGCTTCGTACCCTCGCAAGACAAAAGGGATTAAAGGTGCTTGCAGAGGATGGCATGGAGAAGGTGTACCAAGGGGTGACGTCTGCAGATGAAATCCTGCAGGCGCTCTATGGAGGCGATGCAAATGGCTGA
- a CDS encoding type II secretion system F family protein translates to MAAFSYQARSAGGEKITGRMEAENIQDAAYHLQEQGLFITELHPILPRHSFFSRLPFADKAYFRVNFCRRLAMLLEGNLSLEESVRILAESASGRERELLWDIVSYLHGGGTLAAAMERHAEIFPATMAAVLRAGDQAGHLDQVLFRLAVHGERAYRLQEKFKTTLAYPALLLVLTAAAGSFFLVVVLPVFAALLEGMQRELPLPTKFLLWASHFVSDAGWGLPIGIILAVLLLRAIFQSPGVRTHWGKLRLRIPVFGRLEEYMELERLMETLSVMVGSGILLHEALELMSKATENLYLRSELQQAAVFVRQGMPLSEVLEGRGGFPSFVTSWIRTGEMTGDLEQVLRQIADFCSFEGEMRAKRVETLAEPVILLAVGGVVAFFVLSVALPLFELMSVTP, encoded by the coding sequence ATGGCTGCCTTTTCATATCAAGCGCGATCCGCCGGCGGGGAGAAGATCACGGGTCGGATGGAGGCGGAAAACATACAGGACGCGGCGTACCATCTGCAGGAGCAGGGGCTGTTTATAACAGAGCTTCATCCTATCCTGCCAAGACATTCCTTTTTTTCGAGGCTCCCCTTTGCTGACAAAGCGTATTTCCGTGTGAATTTTTGTCGTCGCCTGGCTATGCTTCTGGAAGGGAATCTGTCGCTGGAAGAAAGCGTTCGTATTCTCGCGGAAAGCGCATCCGGACGCGAGCGTGAGCTGCTGTGGGATATAGTATCCTATCTGCATGGCGGGGGGACGCTGGCAGCCGCTATGGAGCGACACGCAGAGATATTTCCCGCGACGATGGCTGCAGTCCTGCGGGCAGGGGATCAGGCAGGACATTTGGATCAAGTGCTCTTTCGCTTGGCTGTACATGGTGAGCGGGCATATCGATTACAGGAGAAGTTCAAGACGACACTTGCCTATCCCGCGCTGCTGCTTGTATTGACAGCGGCCGCCGGCAGCTTCTTTCTGGTCGTTGTACTCCCTGTTTTTGCGGCGCTTTTGGAGGGAATGCAGCGCGAACTTCCGCTTCCGACAAAGTTCTTGCTGTGGGCTAGCCATTTTGTGAGCGACGCAGGTTGGGGGCTGCCGATAGGAATTATACTGGCGGTGCTTCTTTTACGCGCAATATTTCAATCGCCCGGGGTTCGGACTCATTGGGGGAAGCTTCGATTGCGCATTCCCGTATTTGGACGCTTAGAAGAATATATGGAGTTGGAGCGTCTCATGGAGACATTATCCGTGATGGTCGGAAGCGGAATTTTACTCCATGAGGCACTGGAACTCATGAGCAAGGCGACAGAAAATCTGTATTTGCGGTCCGAGCTTCAGCAGGCTGCGGTGTTCGTGCGTCAGGGAATGCCGCTTTCGGAAGTGTTGGAGGGAAGAGGGGGCTTTCCTTCTTTTGTTACCAGCTGGATAAGAACGGGAGAAATGACAGGAGACCTGGAGCAGGTGCTCAGGCAGATCGCGGATTTTTGCAGCTTTGAAGGAGAGATGCGCGCAAAGCGTGTGGAAACATTGGCTGAACCCGTCATACTGTTGGCAGTAGGCGGCGTGGTCGCCTTCTTTGTACTTTCCGTAGCATTGCCTTTATTTGAACTGATGTCGGTTACGCCTTGA
- a CDS encoding type I restriction endonuclease subunit R: protein MSGFYTEADYEKSVMELFSGLGYTLLYGPDVERDIRSPLYDAVLTEQLRRLNPSLPDEALSDALDQLRNIENGALAQRNEIFMDYLQNGVPVRYFAEGEERSALAYLVDYQNPAHNSFIAANQWTLVENSEKRPDILLFLNGLPVVVIELKSPAREETDASEAYLQLRNYMQEIPSLFVYNAICVMSDMSTSKAGTITSNEERFMAWKTVDGNYENTAYAQFDTFFEGIFQPERLLDIIKNFICFSNEGQKSFKILAGYHQYFAVRSAIASTARAAKKDGKGGVFWHTQGSGKSLSMVFYAHLLQEALESPTIVVLTDRNDLDDQLYGQFAKCKAFLRQDSVHAMSRAHLRELLAGRQANGIIFTTMQKFEESDEALSERRNIVVMADEAHRGQYGLTERIRLTHDDAGQEIAKRVVGIARVIRNSLPNATYIGFTGTPIAAKDRSTREVFGDYIDIYDMTQAVEDGATRPVYYESRVMQLKLDAETLALIDAEYDRMAQEADAEVIERSKRTLGQMEAVLGHDETIDSLVQDILYHYENYRADLLTGKAMIVAYSRAIAMKIYERILALRPTWTEKVAVVMTESNKDPEEWRKIIGNKRRRDELAKIFKDNDSPMKIAIVVDMWLTGFDVPSLATMYVYKPMSGHNLMQAIARVNRVFRDKEGGLVIDYVGIASALKQAMNDYTVRDRKRYGDTDIAKVAYPKFIEKLEVVRDIFHGYDYAAFRTGSDLARAKTISGAVNFILAPAREDEKNRFVKEALLLRQALSLCASLVPQELRFEAAFFEAVRVLLARLTNAGGREKISLPEMNARINELLKQSIKSEGVINLFSDVDREFSLFDPKFLEEIAKMKEKNLAIELLKRLIAEQVQVYRRTNIVKSEKFSEIIGRAMNAYLNGMLTNEQVIEELLNLAKQISAANAEGEALGLTADELAFYDALTKPQAIKDFYENEELIAITKELADTLRKNRTINWQLRQSARAKMRMLIKRLLKKHKYPPEGMDDAVQTVMEQCELWTDNADVSMPHFSRMQGYGYVPAEDLIAAEGAATGYGKKSS from the coding sequence ATGTCTGGATTTTATACAGAGGCGGACTATGAGAAGTCTGTGATGGAGTTGTTCTCGGGGCTTGGCTATACGCTCCTCTACGGTCCTGATGTAGAGCGCGATATTCGCAGTCCTCTCTATGATGCGGTCCTCACCGAGCAGCTTCGGCGGCTCAATCCTTCACTCCCGGACGAGGCTCTATCGGATGCGCTTGATCAACTGCGTAACATTGAGAACGGTGCTCTCGCACAGCGTAACGAGATCTTTATGGACTATCTTCAGAACGGCGTTCCTGTACGCTATTTTGCGGAGGGCGAGGAGCGATCTGCCCTCGCTTATCTCGTGGACTATCAAAATCCTGCGCATAACTCCTTCATTGCGGCGAATCAGTGGACATTGGTGGAGAATAGTGAGAAGCGTCCTGACATTCTCCTCTTCCTCAACGGCCTTCCTGTTGTCGTGATTGAGCTGAAATCTCCTGCGCGTGAGGAGACGGATGCGAGCGAGGCGTATCTCCAACTGCGGAACTATATGCAGGAGATTCCGTCGCTCTTTGTCTACAATGCGATCTGTGTAATGAGCGACATGAGCACGTCGAAGGCGGGGACGATCACGTCCAATGAGGAACGCTTTATGGCGTGGAAGACGGTGGACGGAAACTATGAGAATACGGCATATGCACAGTTTGATACGTTCTTTGAGGGGATTTTTCAACCAGAGCGGTTGCTTGACATCATAAAGAACTTTATCTGTTTTTCCAACGAGGGGCAGAAATCGTTTAAGATTTTGGCGGGCTATCATCAATATTTTGCGGTGCGGAGTGCCATTGCTTCCACTGCTCGGGCGGCGAAGAAAGATGGCAAAGGCGGCGTGTTTTGGCATACGCAGGGAAGCGGCAAGTCTCTCTCGATGGTGTTTTATGCGCATTTGCTCCAAGAGGCACTCGAGAGTCCGACGATCGTTGTGCTGACAGACCGCAATGATCTGGATGACCAGCTCTACGGGCAGTTTGCGAAGTGCAAGGCGTTCCTGCGGCAAGATTCCGTACACGCGATGAGCCGCGCCCACTTGCGGGAGCTTCTTGCGGGACGGCAGGCGAATGGAATCATCTTTACGACGATGCAGAAGTTTGAGGAGTCGGATGAGGCACTATCGGAGCGGCGTAATATTGTGGTGATGGCGGATGAGGCTCACCGTGGACAGTATGGGCTGACTGAGCGCATTCGCCTCACACACGATGATGCGGGGCAGGAGATTGCAAAGCGTGTGGTTGGGATCGCGCGTGTGATCCGAAACAGTCTGCCGAATGCCACGTATATTGGATTTACAGGTACGCCGATCGCGGCAAAGGATCGCAGTACGCGTGAGGTATTCGGGGACTACATCGACATCTATGATATGACACAGGCGGTGGAGGACGGCGCAACGCGCCCTGTCTACTACGAGAGCCGCGTGATGCAGCTGAAGCTCGATGCCGAGACGCTGGCGCTGATTGATGCAGAGTATGATCGTATGGCGCAGGAAGCGGATGCGGAGGTGATCGAAAGGAGTAAGCGCACGCTCGGGCAGATGGAGGCTGTGCTCGGGCATGATGAGACGATTGACTCTCTCGTGCAGGATATTCTCTATCACTATGAGAACTATCGCGCCGATCTCCTCACGGGCAAGGCGATGATTGTTGCATATTCGCGTGCGATTGCAATGAAGATTTATGAGCGGATTCTGGCTCTGCGTCCTACATGGACGGAGAAGGTTGCTGTTGTCATGACGGAGAGCAACAAAGACCCCGAGGAATGGCGGAAGATCATCGGGAATAAGCGTCGGCGGGATGAGCTGGCAAAGATTTTCAAGGACAATGACAGTCCAATGAAGATTGCAATCGTTGTGGATATGTGGCTGACGGGATTCGATGTGCCGTCGCTTGCGACGATGTATGTCTACAAGCCGATGAGCGGGCACAATCTCATGCAGGCGATTGCGCGCGTCAACCGTGTGTTTCGTGACAAAGAAGGCGGTCTTGTCATCGACTATGTGGGGATCGCGTCTGCGCTCAAACAGGCGATGAATGACTACACGGTGCGTGATCGCAAACGCTACGGCGATACGGATATTGCAAAGGTCGCCTATCCGAAGTTTATCGAAAAGCTGGAGGTCGTGCGCGACATTTTCCACGGCTATGACTACGCTGCTTTCCGTACGGGCAGTGATCTCGCGCGTGCAAAGACGATCAGCGGGGCGGTGAACTTTATTCTTGCACCTGCGAGAGAGGATGAGAAGAATCGTTTTGTAAAGGAGGCACTGCTCCTGCGTCAGGCACTCTCGCTCTGCGCTTCGCTTGTGCCCCAGGAATTGCGGTTTGAGGCGGCGTTTTTCGAGGCGGTGCGCGTTCTCCTCGCACGTTTGACAAATGCGGGCGGCAGAGAGAAGATCTCCCTGCCGGAGATGAATGCACGCATCAACGAACTGCTTAAACAGAGCATCAAGAGCGAGGGGGTTATCAATCTCTTTTCGGATGTGGATCGGGAGTTTTCTTTGTTTGATCCGAAGTTCCTCGAAGAGATCGCGAAGATGAAGGAGAAGAACCTCGCGATTGAACTCCTGAAACGGCTGATTGCAGAGCAGGTGCAGGTCTATCGGCGGACGAATATCGTAAAGTCGGAGAAGTTCAGTGAGATCATTGGACGTGCAATGAATGCGTATCTGAACGGAATGCTGACGAATGAGCAGGTGATCGAGGAACTTCTGAATCTGGCAAAGCAGATCTCAGCGGCAAATGCGGAGGGGGAGGCTCTCGGGCTGACGGCGGACGAGCTTGCCTTTTACGATGCACTGACGAAGCCGCAGGCGATCAAGGACTTCTATGAGAATGAGGAGCTGATCGCCATTACAAAGGAGCTGGCAGATACGCTGCGGAAGAATCGGACGATCAACTGGCAGCTGCGCCAGAGTGCGCGTGCAAAGATGCGAATGCTGATTAAGCGTCTTCTCAAAAAACATAAGTATCCGCCCGAGGGCATGGATGATGCTGTGCAGACGGTGATGGAGCAGTGCGAGCTGTGGACAGACAATGCGGATGTATCTATGCCTCATTTCTCGCGGATGCAGGGTTATGGATATGTACCTGCCGAGGATCTGATAGCGGCGGAGGGGGCAGCAACAGGCTATGGGAAGAAATCCTCGTGA
- a CDS encoding shikimate dehydrogenase, translated as MVSGKTINLAVIGDPIAHSMSPQMHNAAIEAAGIDYIYTACHVKEGHLQEAVDGFAALGFRGFNVTIPYKQTILPLLDALDDAAKMIGAVNTVVIKDGRKKGYNTDAAGFLSPLKAQGMSVKGKRAVVFGAGGAARAVLYGLISAGAQCLTVGARNEEKAKALASSFQEMREIAAHEWHKESFAAAIREADLIVNTTPLGMHPGEDETVPIVWDDVRREAIIYDIIYTPAVTRFLREAKEHGCKTINGEAMLVGQGAEAFHLWTGTEPNRQVMTDALRKALQSKQSAMH; from the coding sequence ATGGTTAGCGGAAAGACAATCAACCTGGCTGTCATAGGTGATCCGATTGCACATTCCATGTCGCCGCAAATGCATAATGCAGCGATTGAGGCAGCCGGTATTGACTATATATACACGGCTTGCCATGTTAAGGAAGGACATCTGCAGGAGGCGGTTGACGGCTTTGCCGCATTGGGGTTCCGCGGTTTTAATGTGACAATTCCGTATAAGCAGACCATCCTTCCGTTATTGGATGCGCTGGATGATGCTGCCAAGATGATCGGGGCGGTCAATACAGTTGTCATCAAGGATGGCAGAAAAAAAGGATACAATACGGATGCAGCCGGATTTCTCTCTCCATTGAAGGCGCAGGGGATGTCTGTGAAGGGAAAAAGGGCGGTTGTATTCGGTGCCGGAGGTGCGGCTCGTGCAGTCTTGTACGGATTGATTTCCGCAGGGGCGCAATGTCTTACAGTCGGGGCCAGAAATGAAGAAAAAGCGAAAGCATTAGCGTCATCTTTCCAAGAGATGAGGGAGATTGCTGCACATGAGTGGCACAAGGAGTCCTTTGCAGCCGCAATCAGAGAAGCGGATCTCATTGTCAATACAACGCCTTTGGGCATGCACCCCGGGGAGGATGAAACGGTTCCCATTGTGTGGGACGATGTGCGCAGAGAGGCAATTATCTACGATATCATATATACGCCGGCAGTGACTCGATTCTTACGTGAAGCAAAGGAGCATGGCTGCAAAACGATCAATGGTGAGGCCATGCTCGTCGGACAGGGGGCAGAGGCGTTTCACCTTTGGACAGGTACAGAGCCGAATCGACAGGTTATGACGGACGCACTTCGAAAGGCTCTGCAGTCAAAGCAGTCAGCAATGCACTAA
- the holA gene encoding DNA polymerase III subunit delta, with the protein MKYGAFMEELKKATLKNVYLLAGEETYFIERAKEALFARLFPNGDEQKQDGLEVLSGDVDMEKLIGEIQRMPFFTEKNVLLVKDFSLFRERSTEVNDPAGEKKETASKGKKKNSAEDHLYELLADMPDTTVLIFEVPKADKRRKIYKVIDKAGSILEAEALRPWEIGDWLSGRLLEIGKQFDREANEAFIGAVSMMPQVSLSYLDKELSKLTLYTDEKRIGKRELMTVLSSLPELSAFALVDAVSEQKLVKALEVLRRQLKDGVFPPLVISLLARHVRQLWQARVFEAQGIRGKKLGEIMGLNAFIAEKIGRASRRFQLGQLKEALLLLTELDYCLKTGQAEANQLEDVLICLCRKSA; encoded by the coding sequence ATGAAGTACGGAGCGTTCATGGAAGAGCTGAAGAAGGCTACACTCAAAAATGTATATTTACTTGCGGGTGAAGAGACGTACTTCATTGAGCGTGCCAAGGAGGCTCTGTTTGCTCGCCTTTTTCCAAACGGCGATGAGCAAAAGCAAGACGGTCTGGAGGTGCTCTCCGGAGATGTCGACATGGAAAAGCTGATAGGCGAGATACAGCGAATGCCCTTTTTTACGGAGAAAAATGTCCTTTTAGTCAAGGACTTTTCCCTTTTCCGTGAGAGGTCCACGGAAGTTAATGATCCTGCGGGCGAAAAAAAGGAGACAGCTTCAAAGGGGAAGAAAAAGAACAGCGCGGAGGATCATCTCTACGAGCTGCTTGCAGATATGCCGGATACCACGGTACTCATCTTTGAAGTGCCGAAGGCGGATAAGCGGCGCAAAATATATAAGGTCATAGACAAGGCGGGCTCTATCCTGGAAGCGGAGGCATTGCGTCCTTGGGAGATCGGTGATTGGCTGTCGGGGCGATTGCTTGAGATCGGAAAGCAATTTGATCGTGAAGCAAATGAAGCGTTCATAGGCGCTGTATCCATGATGCCTCAGGTATCCTTATCGTATTTGGATAAAGAGCTTTCCAAGCTGACGCTTTATACAGATGAGAAGCGCATCGGCAAGCGCGAGCTCATGACAGTGCTCTCGAGCCTGCCGGAGCTTTCGGCGTTTGCTCTCGTCGATGCAGTCAGCGAACAGAAGCTCGTCAAAGCATTGGAGGTGCTGCGCCGACAGTTGAAGGACGGTGTATTTCCTCCGCTGGTGATCAGTCTTTTAGCGCGTCATGTAAGACAGCTGTGGCAGGCGAGGGTTTTTGAGGCGCAGGGGATCCGAGGAAAGAAACTCGGTGAGATCATGGGACTCAATGCCTTTATTGCTGAAAAAATAGGGCGGGCAAGCCGTCGTTTTCAGCTGGGGCAGCTAAAGGAGGCGCTCCTCTTGCTCACAGAGCTGGACTATTGTCTAAAGACAGGACAGGCTGAGGCAAATCAGCTGGAGGATGTGCTGATATGTCTTTGCAGAAAAAGCGCATAG
- a CDS encoding PilT/PilU family type 4a pilus ATPase, with product MADECTLDLLLREAIEKNASDVHIVCGQIPKLRIHGRLYSLGSCAVSAEAVRIFLKAVLSDVQRLHLEQERQLDFAFTEAERRFRGVAYYALGETALSLRLLPRDIPTPDALGMPSALRSLTGEKHGLILIGGKTGSGKSTTLAAFLEEINQTRDAHVLTLEDPIEVIFTPKRAVISQRELGRDFTSFPEGLKAALRSDPDILMIGELREAQTMRIALQAAETGTLVLATLHTKNAVEAAIRIEGMFPSEEQEQIRQQLAAALLGVFSQRLLPMKGEGRIAATEVLLTTPAVKNILRTGKFAQLANVILSGRSQGMQSMHDAIRLLEKQGKIASSTM from the coding sequence ATGGCTGACGAGTGTACACTTGATTTGCTGCTGCGGGAGGCAATCGAAAAAAACGCCTCGGACGTACATATTGTATGCGGTCAAATACCGAAGCTGCGCATACATGGAAGGCTATACTCACTTGGCTCCTGTGCTGTTTCCGCAGAGGCCGTGCGCATATTTCTAAAAGCGGTACTCTCCGATGTACAGCGATTGCATTTAGAACAGGAACGGCAGCTTGATTTCGCCTTTACGGAAGCGGAGCGGCGCTTTCGGGGAGTTGCTTATTATGCACTGGGGGAGACTGCGTTATCGCTTCGATTATTGCCGCGGGACATACCGACTCCGGATGCCTTAGGGATGCCCTCGGCGCTTCGCTCGCTTACCGGCGAAAAGCATGGACTTATCCTGATTGGCGGAAAAACCGGCAGCGGGAAGTCAACGACACTGGCAGCTTTTTTGGAGGAGATAAATCAAACAAGGGATGCCCACGTCTTGACACTGGAAGATCCGATTGAGGTGATCTTCACACCGAAGCGGGCTGTGATAAGCCAGAGGGAGCTGGGACGGGATTTCACATCTTTCCCGGAGGGATTGAAAGCGGCTCTGCGCTCCGATCCGGACATCTTGATGATCGGAGAGCTCCGTGAGGCGCAGACGATGCGCATTGCGCTGCAGGCCGCGGAGACCGGCACACTTGTGTTGGCGACACTTCACACAAAGAATGCCGTGGAGGCGGCAATACGCATAGAGGGCATGTTTCCAAGCGAAGAGCAGGAGCAGATTCGGCAGCAGCTGGCGGCAGCTCTGTTGGGGGTCTTTTCACAGCGTCTTTTGCCTATGAAAGGGGAGGGGCGCATAGCGGCGACGGAAGTCCTGCTGACGACTCCGGCTGTAAAGAACATTTTGCGAACAGGAAAATTTGCACAGCTTGCCAATGTCATATTGTCGGGCAGATCGCAGGGGATGCAGAGTATGCACGATGCAATCCGCCTTCTCGAAAAGCAGGGGAAGATTGCGTCGTCGACGATGTGA
- a CDS encoding A24 family peptidase — MTLLLLKGCVLFEALLYLSLQDIYFGLLPDRIVFPTAILGLLFAFFDGGIGVEDSLLGGTIGGGVLLFLRALSKKGMGLGDIKLGMALGVWLGIYGAAFALWSAYMMGGLWALCRLALGASRKDTIRFGPFLSIGAMLVFFFEDTILLWIWWWMH; from the coding sequence ATGACACTGCTCCTTTTAAAGGGCTGTGTGCTGTTTGAAGCATTGCTGTACCTGTCGCTGCAGGATATATACTTTGGACTTTTGCCGGATCGGATTGTATTTCCGACGGCAATACTTGGCTTGCTCTTTGCGTTTTTCGATGGCGGCATCGGCGTTGAAGACAGTCTGCTGGGCGGAACGATTGGCGGAGGGGTGCTCCTCTTTTTGCGTGCTTTATCGAAAAAAGGAATGGGCTTGGGCGATATCAAGCTGGGGATGGCACTTGGCGTATGGCTGGGTATATATGGCGCGGCATTTGCGCTTTGGTCTGCGTATATGATGGGCGGTCTGTGGGCGCTTTGTCGGCTGGCGCTTGGGGCAAGCAGAAAGGATACGATACGCTTCGGACCGTTTTTGTCCATCGGAGCGATGCTGGTTTTCTTTTTTGAGGATACAATTCTTCTATGGATCTGGTGGTGGATGCATTGA
- a CDS encoding type II secretion system protein, translating into MVWELEREQKKREEGFTMIELIVVISIIGVLAAIAVPKFMHVREMANTSKIQMDLSTINSAIAMYQTEKGSYPKNIETDLKDYIVDADKLKPPAGTYLLKDGKRGEVTTQRYAITADTKEATLDNHTLAEFGSSEQRAGSASGS; encoded by the coding sequence ATGGTGTGGGAATTGGAACGGGAGCAAAAGAAGCGGGAAGAAGGATTCACAATGATTGAATTGATCGTGGTTATCTCGATCATTGGCGTATTGGCGGCGATTGCCGTGCCGAAGTTCATGCATGTGCGTGAGATGGCGAACACGTCAAAGATACAGATGGATCTAAGTACGATCAATTCGGCGATCGCCATGTATCAAACGGAAAAGGGATCTTACCCCAAGAATATAGAAACGGATCTCAAGGACTATATTGTCGACGCGGATAAGCTCAAACCGCCGGCGGGAACGTATTTATTAAAGGATGGGAAGCGGGGTGAGGTGACAACGCAAAGGTATGCAATCACTGCAGACACAAAAGAAGCTACGTTAGACAATCATACGCTTGCTGAATTTGGAAGCAGTGAGCAGCGTGCGGGCTCCGCATCGGGATCATAG